In Aspergillus flavus chromosome 3, complete sequence, one genomic interval encodes:
- a CDS encoding hydrophobic surface binding protein A, whose protein sequence is MLAKHVLAVLLSVGASAIPFDKRDASAVLADFNTLSTDLSALGSAISSFDGTLNGALGVQQKEGQVETALKQTVSDVKASTAFSAADSTSVTNAVTGLEPSIVNVLNDLVSKKSGFDSVGVTSIVVSDLNSLHDLTGQLSTELQSKVTSGDASTISDEAARLDAEYKKAIAAYS, encoded by the exons ATGCTTGCCAAACACGTCCTTGCTGTCCTTCTGTCTGTTGGCGCTTCCGCCATTCCTTTCGACAAGCGAGATGCATCCGCTGTCCTCGCTGATTTTAACACACTCTCAACCGACCTGTCGGCTCTCGGCTCTGCTATTTCGAGCTTCGATGGAACGCTCAATGGTGCCTTGGGCGTCCAGCAGAAGGAAGGCCAAGTAGAGACGGCGTTGAAGCAAACCGTCAGCGATGTGAAAGCGTCTACTGCGTTCAGTGCTGCTGACAGCACAAGCGTGACCAATGCTGTGACTGGTCTGGAGCCTAGCATTGTGAACGTTCTCAACGATCTCGTTTCCAAG AAATCCGGTTTTGACTCTGTTGGCGTTACCAGCATTGTCGTATCGGATCTCAACTCCCTCCATGATCTTACTGGCCAGCTGTCAACTGAGCTCCAGTCGAAGGTCACTTCGGGTGACGCATCCACTATTTCTGATGAGGCTGCGCGACTTGATGCGGAATACAAGAAGGCCATCGCTGCCTATTCCTAG
- a CDS encoding AICAR transformylase/IMP cyclohydrolase/methylglyoxal synthase (unnamed protein product): MSQQKSAILSVYDKTGLLDLAKGLAKNNVRLLASGGTARMIREAGFPVEDVSAITHAPEMLGGRVKTLHPAVHGGILARDIESDEKDLADQKIAKVDFVVCNLYPFKETVNKVNVTIEEAVEEIDIGGVTLLRAAAKNHARVTILSDPQDYPEFLKELDAGEITESSRKLYALKAFEHTADYDTAISGFFRKQYAGNGEQHIALRYGTNPHQKPASAYMLQGKLPFKALNGSPGYVNLLDALNAWALVKELKQALGYPAAASFKHVSPAGAAVGVPLNEKERKVYMVDDIAGIETSGLAQAYARARGADRMSSFGDILALSDVVDVPTAKIISREVSDGVIAAGYSPEALEILSKKKGGKYLVLQMDESYVPPAEETRTLYGVQLSQHRNDVVISPQKTFSTIVTPKDLQSLPDSALRDLTVATIALKYTQSNSVCYALNGQVVGLGAGQQSRIHCTRLAGDKADNWWMRFHDRVLNIKWKKGTKRADKANAIDLLCSGNTPRNDAEKAEYERVFEEVPTPFTQEERESWLEKLSEVAISSDAFFPFIDNVFRAARSGVKYIAAPSGSQNDGPVFETAEKLGIVFVEQGTRLFHH, from the exons ATGTCTCAACAAAAGTCAG CTATCCTCTCCGTCTATGACAAGACCGGACTGCTTGACCTGGCCAAGGGCCTGGCCAAGAACAATGTCCGTCTGCTCGCCTCCGGTGGCACTGCCAGGATGATCCGTGAGGCAGGATTCCCTGTCGA GGACGTCTCTGCTATCACCCATGCTCCCGAAATGCTTGGTGGCCGTGTCAAGACCCTCCACCCCGCTGTCCACGGTGGTATCCTCGCTCGCGACATTGAGTCCGATGAGAAGGATCTGGCCGACCAGAAGATCGCGAAGGTCGACTTTGTTGTTTGCAACCTTTACCCCTTCAAGGAGACCGTCAACAAGGTCAATGTCACTATCGAAGAGGCCGTCGAGGAGATCGATATCGGCGGTGTGACCCTCCTCCGTGCTGCGGCCAAGAACCACGCTCGCGTCACCATCCTTTCCGACCCTCAGGACTACCCTGAGTTCCTCAAGGAGCTCGATGCCGGCGAGATTACCGAGTCCAGCCGGAAGTTGTATGCCCTCAAGGCCTTCGAGCACACCGCAGACTACGACACTGCCATCTCTGGTTTCTTCCGTAAGCAGTATGCGGGCAACGGTGAGCAACACATTGCTCTGCGTTACGGTACCAACCCCCACCAGAAGCCTGCTTCGGCATACATGCTCCAGGGCAAGCTTCCATTCAAGGCCCTGAACGGCTCTCCCGGTTACGTCAACCTGCTTGACGCTCTCAATGCCTGGGCTTTGGTCAAGGAGCTCAAACAGGCACTGGGCTACCCCGCTGCGGCTAGCTTCAAGCATGTTTCCCCCGCTGGTGCTGCCGTCGGTGTGCCCCTGAACGAGAAGGAGCGTAAGGTCTACATGGTTGATGATATCGCCGGTATCGAGACTTCTGGTCTGGCTCAGGCTTATGCTCGTGCCCGTGGTGCCGACCGCATGTCCAGCTTCGGTGACATCCTCGCTCTCAGTGACGTTGTTGATGTACCCACTGCCAAGATCATCTCGCGTGAGGTTTCGGACGGTGTCATCGCCGCAGGCTACTCTCCTGAGGCTCTTGAGAtcctctccaagaagaagggtggCAAGTACCTCGTGCTCCAGATGGACGAGTCCTACGTTCCTCCAGCCGAGGAGACCCGTACTTTGTACGGTGTTCAGCTCTCTCAGCACCGCAACGATGTGGTGATCTCTCCCCAGAAGACCTTCAGCACCATCGTGACCCCTAAGGACCTCCAGAGCCTTCCTGACTCTGCTTTGCGGGATCTCACTGTAGCCACCATCGCTCTGAAGTACACTCAGTCCAACTCTGTCTGCTACGCCCTCAACGGCCAGGTTGTGGGTCTGGGTGCTGGCCAGCAGAGCCGTATCCACTGCACTCGCTTGGCCGGTGACAAGGCTGATAACTGGTGGATGCGCTTCCACGACCGTGTCCTCAACATTAAATGGAAGAAGGGCACTAAGCGTGCTGACAAGGCCAACGCCATTGACTTGCTCTGCTCGGGTAACACCCCTCGCAACGATGCAGAGAAGGCCGAGTACGAGCGTGTCTTCGAAGAAGTCCCTACTCCATTCACTCAGGAGGAGCGGGAATCCTGGCTCGAGAAGCTGAGCGAGGTTGCCATCTCGTCCGATGCTTTC TTCCCTTTCATCGACAATGTTTTCCGCGCAGCCCGCTCCGGCGTTAAGTACATCGCTGCTCCCAGCGGTAGCCAGAACGATGGCCCTGTCTTCGAGACTGCGGAGAAGCTTGGCATTGTTTTCGTCGAGCAGGGTACTCGTCTCTTCCACCACTAG